TCTCCAGCAGCAGCGGCACGACGAGCACGGACTTGATCCCCTCCGCCCTGGCCTTTTCCCCATACTGGAAATCCTTGTCCGCCTGGACATCCTCTATCCAGGTGATCTTTCCTTTTATCGCCTTGCGGTCCAGGCCGCTCTCCTCGAGGAGAATCGGCCCCTTGTGGATGTACTCCCGGGAAAGGCCGTATGCCGCCCCCAGGACAAGCTGTTTTTTGCGCGCATCCAAAAGGCGGATGTTGCCCGCCTTGACCCCGACTGCTGCAACTACGCTCTGCACGATCTTCTCCAGAACCTTCTTCGTATCCAGAGAGCCATTGATCGCCTTGGCAACCTCGTACAGGGCAGCAAAATAATCGGTATTCCTCTCCTTCATGGCTTCACCTCCCTAAGTTATTCCGCTTGTAGCCCTTTGCTTGCAAACGCGGTTTAATGTTCATAAAATGCGTGCATGAATTTTTGACATACAATGATTCTTCGTTGCTACGGCGTGCCCGAATGAGCGTTTTATTTTGGCAAATGTTCAAAAAGACAGAGCCCGCCGGTACTCCTTCTGCCGATCAAGCCCCTTTTTTCCAGCGTGACAAGATGAACGTAGCTTTCGTTCAGGGCGAGCAGACGGTCAAAAACGGGCAGATTGTCGCCAAAGATAAACCGGGAAACCTGTCTGGCCGTTTTTGCGCCTTTATCGAGGGCCTGAAAGGCAAGCAGCGATCTTTCGGCGTGATGTTTGCGGACGTCGGCAATCCTTCCCCGGAGATTGGTAAAGGGGCGCCCGTGCGAGGGCCAGATGGTCTCTATCTTCAGTTTCTCCACCTTGGTCATGGAGTCAAGAAAGCTCTCCAGCGGATGAAATTTGGAGTCGATCAGATCAGGGCTCAGATTCGGCGTGATATGCGGGAGGATGTGGTCCCCGGAGAGCAAGGCGCGTTCCGCGGGCAGGTAAAACGAGAGATGACCGCGGCTGTGGCCCGGGGT
The sequence above is a segment of the Syntrophobacterales bacterium genome. Coding sequences within it:
- a CDS encoding GAF domain-containing protein, which translates into the protein MKERNTDYFAALYEVAKAINGSLDTKKVLEKIVQSVVAAVGVKAGNIRLLDARKKQLVLGAAYGLSREYIHKGPILLEESGLDRKAIKGKITWIEDVQADKDFQYGEKARAEGIKSVLVVPLLLEKKAIGVLRVYSDRVREFNEDELKFLKAAANLSAIAIDNARMHEVLQTRCDLLVENKYRIDDN